One segment of Streptomyces sp. NA02950 DNA contains the following:
- a CDS encoding CpaF family protein, protein MPPPSTADTPVSAGTLRSPGVAAGSAGQHQVLGAAVPSLVVDRDAVALVKDRVARQVTDFRKASPMVGVDTVEQRARNWINEAVAEWSDAAAAERGVSPTAAEDAALRRAVFDELFRAGRLQQHLDNPQVENVFINGHDEVWLDLAGGQRVRAERVADSEEELRELLRRLASGDGGQSERTLTTASPMLALRLADGSRLQAVTEVSPRTYVTIRRHRVQDADLEEMMRLGMVSPTLSAFLSACVKAEKNVLIAGPQAAGKTSLMRAMLKEIGPDERFATIETEFELYAHKNGFHRQVVPMEARESNGERGPDGRLIGEITLMDLMYRALRMSLSRIVVGEVRGPEIVAMLQAMTNGQGGNLCTLHASDPGVVFDRIAELYLLAQGNMSEQLAYRQAANGLDFIVFVRMLDESKIGGQRHRFVSHVLEVTGVGEYGRPATNAIFTPGEEFGEVRAVPRMPPSCLADLRRVGFQDHLLNGAYDSWAGQPLSLKVATA, encoded by the coding sequence ATGCCGCCGCCGTCGACCGCTGACACTCCGGTCTCCGCAGGCACCCTGCGGAGCCCGGGTGTTGCGGCGGGGAGCGCGGGACAGCACCAGGTACTCGGAGCGGCGGTGCCGTCGCTGGTGGTGGATCGGGATGCTGTCGCACTGGTCAAAGACCGCGTGGCCCGGCAGGTGACCGACTTCCGGAAGGCCTCGCCGATGGTGGGCGTGGACACCGTGGAGCAGCGTGCCCGAAACTGGATCAACGAGGCGGTGGCGGAGTGGTCGGACGCCGCCGCGGCCGAGCGCGGAGTGAGTCCTACAGCGGCTGAGGACGCGGCGCTGCGCCGGGCGGTGTTCGACGAGCTCTTCCGGGCCGGCCGTCTCCAGCAGCACCTGGACAACCCCCAGGTCGAGAACGTGTTCATCAACGGGCATGACGAGGTCTGGCTGGACTTGGCCGGTGGACAGCGGGTCCGGGCTGAGCGGGTGGCCGACTCTGAGGAGGAACTTCGGGAATTGCTTCGGCGCCTGGCCAGCGGTGACGGCGGCCAGAGCGAACGCACCTTGACCACGGCCAGCCCGATGCTGGCGCTGCGACTCGCGGACGGATCGCGGTTGCAGGCTGTCACCGAGGTGAGTCCGCGGACCTATGTGACCATCCGTCGGCACAGGGTCCAGGATGCCGATCTCGAGGAGATGATGCGTCTGGGCATGGTCAGCCCCACGCTGTCGGCGTTCTTGTCTGCGTGCGTGAAGGCGGAGAAGAATGTGCTGATCGCGGGCCCGCAGGCAGCCGGTAAGACGTCGCTGATGCGGGCAATGCTCAAGGAGATCGGCCCGGACGAACGGTTCGCGACCATCGAGACCGAGTTCGAACTGTATGCCCACAAGAACGGGTTTCACCGCCAGGTCGTGCCGATGGAGGCGCGGGAGTCCAATGGTGAGCGCGGCCCGGATGGGCGGCTGATCGGCGAGATCACGCTGATGGACCTGATGTACCGGGCGCTGAGGATGTCGCTGTCGCGGATCGTGGTCGGCGAGGTCCGGGGCCCGGAGATCGTGGCGATGCTTCAGGCGATGACCAACGGGCAGGGCGGGAATCTGTGCACCCTACATGCCTCCGATCCCGGGGTGGTCTTCGACCGAATCGCTGAGCTGTATCTGCTGGCGCAGGGCAACATGTCCGAGCAACTGGCGTACCGGCAGGCGGCCAACGGGCTGGACTTCATCGTGTTCGTACGGATGCTGGATGAGTCGAAGATCGGCGGGCAGCGTCACCGGTTCGTCTCCCATGTCCTGGAGGTCACCGGCGTCGGTGAGTACGGCCGCCCCGCTACCAACGCGATCTTCACCCCGGGTGAGGAGTTCGGCGAGGTCAGGGCCGTGCCGAGGATGCCCCCGTCCTGCCTCGCAGACCTCCGCCGCGTCGGGTTCCAGGACCACCTGCTGAACGGCGCATACGACAGCTGGGCTGGGCAGCCGCTGTCGCTGAAGGTGGCCACGGCATGA
- a CDS encoding type II secretion system F family protein — protein MTKLIMMACGMAVAGGVVALALGVVGTTGPARPSLLAQFRARKAGQPDPLELRMKRQARLMAGITLGLAVWLVTGVFVAGGLVALTVVGLPWLLSPTKSSQARIIQMEALSHWARQVADGLRVGRGLQQALTASRKGAPASLEEPVEALADRLQLGWNPEDALREFADELGDITADKLVAALILSIADRGPGLAQSLEDLAETIREEVGKRRKSEADRAKSRQTVRWMVFITLSLVGLGFLVPSYTAPYGTLLGELVLAAVSAGFIAVLTWMRSLAEYRPIPRFLAPDPRSRVRSTVDPATAVGRETS, from the coding sequence ATGACGAAATTGATCATGATGGCGTGCGGGATGGCCGTCGCCGGAGGTGTGGTGGCCCTGGCACTGGGGGTGGTGGGCACCACCGGCCCTGCGCGGCCGAGTCTACTGGCCCAGTTCAGGGCCCGGAAGGCGGGCCAGCCCGACCCGCTGGAGCTGCGGATGAAGCGACAGGCCCGTCTGATGGCCGGGATCACGCTCGGCCTGGCGGTGTGGCTAGTGACCGGGGTATTCGTGGCCGGGGGCCTGGTGGCACTCACCGTCGTGGGGTTGCCCTGGCTGCTGTCGCCGACCAAGTCCTCCCAGGCCCGGATCATCCAGATGGAGGCTCTGAGCCACTGGGCGCGCCAGGTGGCAGATGGTCTGAGGGTCGGGCGGGGACTGCAACAGGCCCTGACCGCGAGCCGGAAGGGCGCTCCGGCCTCGCTGGAGGAACCAGTGGAGGCCTTGGCGGACCGGCTCCAGCTCGGCTGGAACCCCGAGGACGCCCTGCGCGAGTTCGCCGACGAGCTGGGCGATATCACGGCAGACAAGCTGGTAGCCGCTCTCATTCTGTCCATCGCCGACCGTGGTCCGGGGCTGGCGCAGTCGCTGGAGGACCTGGCCGAGACCATCCGTGAGGAGGTCGGCAAGCGCCGCAAGAGCGAAGCGGACCGAGCCAAGTCACGGCAGACGGTGCGCTGGATGGTGTTCATCACCCTGAGCCTGGTGGGCTTGGGCTTTCTGGTGCCCAGCTACACGGCGCCGTACGGCACGCTGCTCGGCGAGCTGGTCCTGGCCGCGGTGTCCGCAGGTTTCATCGCCGTGCTGACGTGGATGCGGTCGCTGGCCGAGTACCGGCCCATCCCCCGCTTTCTGGCCCCCGATCCGCGCAGCCGTGTCCGCAGCACGGTCGACCCGGCGACGGCCGTCGGACGGGAGACTTCATGA
- a CDS encoding type II secretion system F family protein: MSTSLAVLSGCTTGAGFALLVRELLRPQPSLAAALQRTPPGGAQQSEAPRDRDAVWGRWLVDRFGDLPGVRIPTQNLALLQQTPERFVLTKVALAALGLLAPAVAATPWLLLGVGMPFYVPAVAGLAVATLLWIMPDLSVRDQAKRAREEFAHALTAYLDLVALKRSGGSGPTEAMERAAAVGKGWPFQLLQTALLRARVDRIPPWEALEELHREHDLPALEDIAEIMRRSAHDGAAVYTSLRARAQSLRTELLEAQAAEANANSERMTAPGALLAVLVMLLIAFPAVLRILET; this comes from the coding sequence ATGAGTACCAGCCTTGCTGTTCTGTCCGGATGCACCACCGGGGCGGGGTTTGCCCTGCTGGTGCGGGAACTGCTGCGTCCGCAACCGTCGTTGGCGGCAGCCCTTCAGCGCACGCCTCCCGGCGGTGCCCAGCAGAGTGAGGCGCCGCGAGACCGGGACGCGGTCTGGGGCCGCTGGCTGGTCGACCGCTTCGGCGACCTGCCCGGGGTGCGGATTCCGACCCAGAACCTCGCCCTGCTTCAGCAGACCCCCGAGCGGTTTGTGCTGACCAAAGTTGCCTTGGCAGCCCTGGGGCTGCTGGCCCCGGCGGTTGCCGCCACACCGTGGCTGCTGCTGGGCGTCGGCATGCCGTTCTACGTGCCGGCCGTGGCCGGGCTCGCCGTCGCAACGCTGCTGTGGATCATGCCGGACCTGTCTGTACGCGACCAGGCCAAGCGGGCCCGGGAAGAGTTCGCCCACGCGCTCACCGCCTACTTGGACCTGGTGGCGCTCAAGCGCTCCGGTGGTTCCGGGCCCACCGAGGCCATGGAGCGGGCGGCCGCCGTCGGCAAAGGGTGGCCGTTCCAGCTCCTTCAGACCGCCCTGCTGCGGGCTCGTGTTGACCGCATTCCCCCGTGGGAGGCGCTGGAGGAACTCCACCGGGAGCACGATCTGCCCGCCTTGGAAGACATCGCCGAGATCATGCGCCGCTCGGCCCATGACGGAGCCGCCGTCTACACCAGCTTGCGGGCCCGCGCCCAGAGCCTGCGCACCGAACTCCTCGAGGCTCAGGCAGCTGAGGCGAACGCCAACAGCGAGCGGATGACCGCCCCCGGTGCCCTGCTCGCGGTGCTGGTCATGCTGCTGATCGCCTTCCCAGCTGTTCTCCGGATCCTCGAGACCTAA
- a CDS encoding TadE family protein — protein MPSVTSTAQQRWRRRLASDRGDASVQMAIIFPFVILLTIVVVQASMWYYARQIALAAAREGIAAGRTYQAGPGTGANRAREVLDRTAGDSLRRATVSSAGSTGERIRIQVSGAAPSLLPFVPDLPVTQSASGAVERFTTPGG, from the coding sequence ATGCCGTCTGTCACATCGACCGCCCAGCAGAGGTGGAGAAGGCGCCTGGCCAGTGACCGAGGCGACGCGTCGGTGCAGATGGCGATCATTTTCCCGTTCGTCATACTGCTCACGATCGTGGTCGTGCAGGCGAGCATGTGGTACTACGCCCGCCAGATCGCCCTGGCCGCCGCCCGGGAAGGTATTGCCGCGGGCCGCACCTATCAGGCCGGGCCTGGCACGGGAGCGAACCGCGCCCGCGAGGTGCTGGACCGCACGGCCGGCGACAGCCTGCGCCGGGCCACGGTGTCCTCGGCCGGGAGCACGGGAGAGCGGATACGCATCCAGGTCAGTGGCGCGGCACCGTCGCTGCTGCCATTCGTGCCCGACCTGCCGGTCACCCAGTCCGCGTCCGGCGCTGTGGAGCGCTTCACCACGCCGGGGGGATGA
- a CDS encoding TadE/TadG family type IV pilus assembly protein codes for MREDRGSEAVQAAIITPLLIMLVCLALAGGRLAMSGSKIDAAAEDAAREASIARTSTTAQQAATAAARESLRDQGLSCASTSVDTSGLNAPLGQASSVTVTVRCTVDLTDLLLPAPGSRTLTSTFTSVIDQYRQREGH; via the coding sequence ATGCGCGAGGACCGGGGCAGTGAGGCGGTGCAGGCCGCCATCATCACCCCCCTGTTAATCATGCTGGTGTGTCTGGCTCTCGCGGGAGGCCGTCTGGCGATGTCGGGCTCGAAGATCGACGCCGCCGCTGAAGATGCCGCGCGGGAAGCCTCCATCGCGCGAACGTCAACCACCGCCCAACAAGCGGCTACCGCGGCTGCGCGGGAATCCTTGCGCGACCAGGGTCTCAGCTGCGCGAGTACCAGCGTGGACACCAGCGGCCTCAACGCTCCGCTGGGGCAGGCCAGTTCGGTCACCGTGACCGTGCGGTGCACGGTCGACCTCACCGACCTGCTGCTACCCGCCCCGGGGTCCCGCACGCTGACCTCGACCTTCACCTCGGTCATCGACCAGTACCGGCAACGCGAAGGACACTAG
- a CDS encoding pilus assembly protein TadG-related protein, whose translation MRLNRSVAAFCRSRCPTGDRGGVAVYLAICVLPLLAIIGIAVDGGGKARAVERADALATEAARAGGQAIDPGQAIPGHAIVADPQAAQAAARSYLRATGTHGIVRVSPDGKSLTVTTHTTYRTKFLAAAGVDTLAVTGHGKATLLYGVDAPEEGP comes from the coding sequence ATGCGCCTGAACCGAAGCGTGGCCGCGTTCTGCCGCTCCCGCTGTCCCACTGGCGACCGGGGCGGGGTCGCCGTCTACCTGGCCATCTGTGTCCTGCCGCTTCTGGCCATCATCGGTATCGCCGTCGACGGCGGCGGCAAAGCTCGGGCAGTGGAGCGCGCCGATGCCCTGGCCACCGAGGCCGCCCGAGCCGGCGGGCAGGCGATCGACCCCGGCCAGGCCATCCCCGGCCACGCCATCGTCGCCGACCCGCAAGCCGCTCAAGCAGCAGCACGCTCCTATCTGCGCGCCACCGGCACCCACGGCATCGTGCGGGTCTCCCCCGATGGCAAGTCCTTGACCGTGACCACCCACACCACCTACCGCACCAAGTTCCTGGCCGCCGCCGGCGTCGACACCCTCGCCGTGACCGGCCATGGAAAGGCCACCCTTCTCTACGGTGTCGACGCTCCCGAGGAAGGCCCGTAA
- a CDS encoding LysM peptidoglycan-binding domain-containing protein gives MPPPPLPTKPRHAVLRGLAALLLLAATIAGLPVLLAVVTTALWHSGHDDLTHLLDRQDTGGAFLLALVAIAWIAWAHFTFCVLAEIPAQLRGRAPRPSRRINVSRHAAAALISSVLVLLPTGTALATPSPAAAAPTAESTPGTAKTHHDQAPSPTATTERGKGQHTYTVQDTRPAESLWSIAEKQLGDGERWKEIAALNQGRTMTDGSRFDADSFIQPGWKLLMPGSPGSGSGDPHQGGSGRTVTVAPGDTLSTIAEEQLGDPERYDEIFDRNKGHAGPDGRPLTDPDQIHPGQQLLLPSPTAPHDRDTRPGTDTERRQSGDHENNHDSTSPSPRKPDHDTRRPDASPRPQNPRHHHDRSREHTPGSKDGRRGEETTRPPATPAPTQQHTDTSHRSTPEPAAHSEGVSVRTTAGVGALLAAVLVGGIGLRRLIQQRRRKPGETIAMPEESSRLEQTLTASAAPASAELLDTALRTLAHQAAQAESTLPVVRGARVTARTVELLPDTPGEPMPPFAAGTGDWWALDAQAELLEPERARQVQAPYPGLATLGTDAEGTLYLANLPQLSTLLIQGDQPQVDAVCTAIALETGMSPWADQADILLIGFGRELPRLLPTSRARHLPHAAAAIRDLGERLLEAHQDPELGAQLPWMLICASRISEEEAWQLADALDKARGLKVAAVLPESGIGHLFPNAEQLNAGTDEEAQELEVLGARIQVQSVSSTAYEQLVATLEVTEQPSRPADGAWEKVPPEPPTPRPIPAQGGEALEDAGPGNDEQAPEGPFPALIGAASDPAGLRLLSPSAPSPRLPQDSDDIADPVECPAAERTDVEAAKPELTDAAADPGSSTDRNAGDSPAPGSPTDDAPEVPTARDLHAPEVRVLGPLEVTGVGASGHGPKLTELAVLLYFRPHRDTAGICEAMDPANPWSTSTLNSRMYGLRNKLGVDADGNPYVPRRTRGTDSYRLAPAVRCDWTIFQQLAERGLTAASPTTAAGYLEQALSLVRGRPLGGRDLPWAAPLQQEMISRIIDVAHTLATYRSDPTHGELDLEAARRAIAVGIDVEPTAELLYRDWMRIEHAAGNRGGLHTAITTLQQAIRTLDLDLEPETEQLISLLLINTPSTNAV, from the coding sequence ATGCCCCCTCCCCCACTGCCCACGAAACCCCGCCACGCAGTACTGCGCGGCCTGGCCGCCCTCCTGCTCCTGGCCGCCACCATCGCCGGGCTCCCTGTTCTCCTTGCAGTGGTCACCACAGCCCTATGGCACAGCGGCCACGACGACCTCACGCACCTGCTGGACCGCCAGGACACCGGCGGAGCCTTCCTCCTGGCCCTGGTCGCCATCGCCTGGATCGCCTGGGCCCACTTCACCTTCTGCGTGCTCGCCGAGATCCCAGCCCAGCTCCGCGGACGCGCACCGCGGCCCTCCCGCCGGATCAACGTCAGCCGCCACGCCGCTGCTGCCCTGATCAGCAGCGTCCTCGTCCTGCTGCCCACCGGCACCGCACTGGCCACACCCAGCCCGGCGGCCGCAGCCCCCACCGCCGAGTCCACCCCCGGCACCGCCAAGACCCACCACGACCAAGCCCCCTCCCCCACCGCCACCACGGAACGCGGCAAAGGGCAGCACACCTACACCGTGCAGGACACCCGTCCGGCCGAGAGCCTGTGGAGCATCGCGGAGAAGCAACTCGGCGACGGCGAACGGTGGAAGGAGATCGCCGCCCTGAACCAAGGCCGCACGATGACTGATGGCAGCCGCTTCGACGCCGACTCCTTCATCCAGCCCGGCTGGAAACTCCTCATGCCCGGCAGCCCAGGCTCCGGCTCCGGCGACCCTCATCAGGGCGGCTCTGGACGCACGGTCACCGTCGCGCCCGGCGACACACTCTCCACGATCGCCGAGGAGCAACTCGGGGACCCCGAGCGCTACGACGAGATCTTTGACCGGAACAAGGGCCACGCCGGGCCTGACGGCCGCCCCCTCACCGACCCGGACCAGATCCACCCCGGACAGCAACTCCTCCTACCCTCCCCCACCGCCCCGCACGACCGCGACACCCGCCCAGGGACGGATACCGAGCGGCGCCAGTCCGGTGACCACGAGAACAACCACGACAGCACCTCCCCCAGCCCCCGCAAGCCGGACCACGACACCCGCCGGCCGGACGCCAGCCCCCGCCCCCAGAACCCGCGGCATCACCACGACCGGAGCAGGGAGCACACCCCCGGCAGCAAGGACGGCCGTCGCGGCGAGGAGACGACACGACCACCCGCCACCCCGGCCCCCACACAGCAGCACACCGACACTTCGCATCGGTCCACGCCCGAGCCCGCCGCACATTCCGAGGGTGTCTCCGTGCGCACCACCGCGGGGGTTGGTGCCCTGCTGGCCGCCGTCCTGGTCGGCGGCATCGGCCTGCGGAGGCTCATCCAGCAGCGGCGACGCAAGCCCGGCGAGACCATCGCCATGCCCGAGGAGTCCAGCCGGCTGGAGCAGACGCTGACCGCCAGCGCCGCACCCGCCAGCGCCGAACTCCTCGATACCGCGCTGCGCACACTGGCCCACCAGGCCGCCCAAGCAGAGTCCACACTTCCCGTGGTGCGCGGCGCCCGGGTCACCGCGAGAACGGTCGAACTTCTCCCCGACACCCCCGGGGAGCCGATGCCGCCGTTCGCCGCCGGGACTGGCGACTGGTGGGCGCTGGACGCACAGGCCGAACTGCTGGAGCCGGAGCGGGCCCGGCAGGTTCAGGCCCCCTACCCGGGGCTGGCCACACTCGGCACCGATGCCGAGGGCACGCTGTACCTGGCCAACCTGCCCCAGCTTTCGACCCTGCTCATCCAAGGCGATCAGCCGCAGGTGGACGCGGTGTGTACGGCGATCGCGCTGGAAACCGGCATGAGCCCGTGGGCGGACCAGGCCGACATCCTTCTGATCGGCTTCGGACGTGAGCTGCCCCGCCTGCTGCCCACCAGCAGGGCCCGGCACCTCCCCCACGCCGCCGCGGCGATCCGCGACCTGGGCGAGCGGCTTTTGGAAGCGCACCAGGACCCCGAGCTCGGCGCCCAGCTGCCGTGGATGCTGATCTGCGCCAGCCGCATCAGCGAAGAGGAGGCGTGGCAGTTGGCCGACGCCCTCGACAAGGCCCGGGGCCTGAAGGTCGCCGCTGTCCTGCCCGAGAGCGGCATCGGCCATCTCTTCCCCAACGCCGAACAGCTCAACGCGGGAACCGATGAGGAGGCACAGGAACTGGAGGTGCTCGGCGCGCGGATTCAGGTCCAGTCCGTCTCCAGCACGGCCTACGAACAGCTGGTGGCCACCCTCGAAGTCACCGAGCAGCCGTCACGGCCCGCGGACGGCGCATGGGAGAAGGTACCGCCGGAGCCGCCCACGCCCCGCCCCATCCCCGCCCAAGGAGGCGAGGCTCTAGAGGACGCAGGTCCGGGAAACGACGAGCAGGCACCGGAAGGACCTTTCCCCGCCCTGATCGGAGCCGCCAGCGACCCAGCGGGGCTACGGCTCCTCTCCCCCTCCGCGCCTTCCCCCCGTCTCCCGCAGGACAGCGATGACATCGCCGACCCGGTCGAATGCCCCGCTGCTGAGCGAACCGACGTCGAGGCCGCTAAGCCCGAGCTCACCGACGCCGCCGCGGATCCCGGCAGTTCGACGGACCGGAACGCCGGGGACTCCCCCGCTCCGGGCTCTCCCACGGATGACGCGCCGGAGGTACCGACAGCGCGCGATCTACACGCTCCGGAAGTCCGGGTCCTGGGTCCCCTCGAAGTAACCGGCGTCGGGGCCTCCGGGCACGGCCCCAAGCTCACCGAGCTCGCCGTGCTGCTCTACTTCCGGCCCCACCGGGACACCGCGGGAATCTGCGAAGCCATGGACCCGGCCAACCCCTGGTCTACCAGCACCCTCAATTCCCGCATGTACGGGCTGCGCAACAAGTTGGGGGTCGACGCCGACGGCAACCCCTACGTCCCCCGCCGCACCCGCGGAACGGACAGCTACCGCCTGGCCCCCGCCGTTCGCTGTGACTGGACCATCTTCCAGCAACTCGCCGAGAGAGGCCTGACCGCAGCATCACCCACCACCGCGGCAGGCTACCTGGAGCAAGCTCTGAGCCTGGTGCGCGGTCGCCCCCTCGGCGGCCGGGACCTTCCCTGGGCGGCACCGCTACAGCAGGAGATGATCAGCCGGATCATCGATGTCGCTCACACTCTGGCCACCTACCGATCCGACCCCACTCATGGAGAGCTCGACCTCGAGGCAGCCCGCCGCGCCATCGCCGTGGGAATCGACGTCGAGCCCACCGCCGAACTCCTCTACCGCGACTGGATGCGCATCGAGCACGCCGCCGGTAACCGCGGCGGACTCCACACCGCCATCACCACACTCCAGCAGGCCATCCGCACGCTCGACCTCGACCTCGAGCCGGAGACCGAGCAGTTGATCAGTCTCCTGCTCATCAACACTCCGTCCACAAACGCGGTGTAG
- a CDS encoding DUF2637 domain-containing protein, translating into MPATSPGIHKALIAVVVAGAVVIAAIGFAGSYAAVRDLAHDKGFGDFANVFPIGIDAGIVVLLALDLLLTWIRIPFPLLRQTAWLLTAATIAFNGAAAWPDPLGVGMHAVIPVLFVVSVEAARHAVGRIADITADRHMESVRIARWLLAPVPTFRLWRRMKLWELRSYDEVIKLEQDRLVYRARLRARYGRAWRRKAPVESLMPLRLARYGVPLRDTAPAGLAAAGLETNAVLPSALPAGTSTGTGATAGAADATRADGDDPAFRETHPTLKADGAGPAAPSAAPAPRLANEDVVLPVGARGRQLDGHSVLNGQGVHVPEQREPEPYPEHEPVGRPLAETPNDIPLDEVFYGDFRHHLDDNGTFPSSFQFGQLRQTGDVTELTNRVRHPTNGDHSPAPPEKPYVPSAPSQEANDAPTGPRPDTAESPKKPAPEQRHSDLPSPTETVADRYYDAWCAYRDKHGEPPKGAQLSRWLYDHGIKGRSNGAVSPSTLRRYIAAFPCFEIWNEHCDLQGKEPTAEQLLTALTERGVKRNNGGTPWTLEDLEPLLPDFHRRRRLRSPIHLPMRTTTTAR; encoded by the coding sequence GTGCCTGCAACCTCACCTGGGATCCACAAGGCCTTAATCGCCGTGGTCGTCGCCGGAGCGGTGGTGATCGCCGCGATCGGCTTCGCCGGCTCCTACGCGGCCGTACGCGATCTCGCACATGACAAGGGCTTCGGCGACTTCGCCAACGTCTTTCCCATCGGGATCGACGCCGGGATCGTCGTGCTGCTCGCCCTGGATCTGCTGCTCACCTGGATCCGAATCCCCTTTCCCCTGCTGCGCCAGACGGCCTGGCTGCTGACCGCCGCCACGATCGCCTTCAACGGCGCCGCCGCCTGGCCGGATCCGCTCGGGGTCGGGATGCACGCCGTGATCCCGGTGCTCTTCGTCGTCTCCGTCGAGGCGGCCCGGCACGCGGTCGGCCGGATCGCCGACATCACCGCCGACCGGCATATGGAGTCGGTCCGCATCGCCCGTTGGCTGCTCGCGCCGGTGCCCACCTTCCGGCTCTGGCGCCGGATGAAGCTGTGGGAGCTGCGCAGTTACGACGAGGTCATCAAGCTGGAGCAGGACCGGCTGGTCTACCGCGCCCGGCTGCGGGCCCGCTACGGGCGCGCCTGGCGCCGCAAGGCGCCCGTCGAGTCGCTGATGCCGCTGCGGCTCGCGCGGTACGGGGTACCGCTGAGGGACACCGCCCCGGCGGGGCTGGCCGCGGCCGGACTGGAGACGAACGCGGTCCTGCCGTCCGCGCTTCCGGCCGGCACGAGCACGGGCACGGGGGCGACGGCGGGTGCGGCCGACGCTACCCGGGCCGATGGTGATGACCCGGCTTTCCGGGAAACCCACCCCACACTCAAAGCCGATGGCGCCGGTCCCGCAGCTCCGTCTGCGGCGCCTGCCCCGAGGCTTGCCAACGAGGACGTGGTGCTGCCAGTCGGCGCCCGGGGGCGGCAGCTCGATGGCCACAGCGTGCTGAACGGCCAGGGCGTCCACGTCCCCGAGCAACGCGAGCCAGAGCCGTACCCCGAGCACGAACCGGTAGGGCGACCGTTGGCCGAGACGCCGAACGACATCCCGCTGGACGAGGTGTTCTACGGCGACTTCCGCCACCACCTCGACGACAACGGCACGTTCCCCTCTTCGTTCCAGTTCGGGCAGCTGCGGCAAACTGGTGACGTCACCGAGCTGACAAACCGCGTGCGTCACCCGACAAATGGAGATCACTCCCCCGCTCCCCCGGAGAAGCCGTACGTTCCCTCGGCACCCAGTCAAGAAGCGAACGACGCCCCCACTGGACCTCGCCCTGACACTGCCGAATCACCGAAGAAGCCCGCACCCGAACAGAGACACAGTGATCTACCATCACCCACAGAGACCGTGGCGGACCGCTACTACGACGCCTGGTGCGCCTACCGCGACAAACATGGCGAGCCGCCGAAGGGCGCCCAGCTCTCCCGATGGCTCTACGACCATGGCATAAAGGGACGAAGTAACGGAGCGGTCAGTCCCAGCACCCTGCGCCGTTACATTGCCGCCTTCCCCTGCTTCGAGATCTGGAACGAGCACTGCGACCTCCAGGGCAAAGAGCCGACTGCCGAGCAGCTACTGACAGCCCTGACCGAGCGCGGAGTGAAGCGTAATAACGGGGGCACACCATGGACACTCGAGGACCTTGAGCCCCTACTCCCTGACTTCCATCGGCGGCGCCGACTACGCTCCCCGATCCACCTCCCAATGCGCACCACGACCACTGCGCGATGA
- a CDS encoding phosphotransferase, which produces MTEAAPAPGGFDESEMHQVLKRGCATIGLDCSDARLLRGHTNAVILLEKEHVVAKIARRGSRVDDVARTVKFVRWLMDTGFPTVPLLLPDQPVVIDRHAITFWSYLPQPDHPVAAAQLAKPLSALHAITTPPVALPNHDNLTTIRRSLAASTCLPDEGLSFLVEYADQLEADLGAVQFELPEGVIQGDPQHRNALHTVEGEAVLCDWDTVAVGQPEWDLVTLEVHCRRFGHGQGHYAAFAEAYGWDVTRWSGYCTLAAIRELQMVTTNARKVNHAPSSLQEVERRVNGLRRQDRFEQWKLL; this is translated from the coding sequence ATGACAGAAGCGGCACCTGCCCCTGGCGGGTTCGATGAGTCCGAGATGCATCAGGTCCTGAAACGAGGCTGCGCGACCATCGGCCTTGACTGCTCCGACGCACGCCTCCTTCGAGGGCACACCAATGCGGTCATCCTTCTCGAAAAGGAACATGTCGTCGCCAAGATCGCGCGAAGGGGATCGCGCGTCGATGACGTAGCGCGCACGGTCAAATTCGTCCGCTGGCTTATGGATACTGGATTCCCCACCGTCCCGCTGCTTCTCCCCGACCAGCCCGTCGTCATTGACCGGCACGCCATTACCTTCTGGTCTTACCTACCCCAGCCTGATCATCCGGTTGCTGCAGCCCAGCTCGCCAAGCCTCTTAGCGCCCTCCACGCAATCACCACGCCACCCGTGGCTCTACCGAATCACGACAACCTCACTACGATCCGACGGTCACTCGCGGCGAGCACCTGCCTTCCCGACGAGGGACTGTCGTTTCTGGTCGAGTATGCCGATCAGCTTGAGGCCGACCTTGGTGCGGTGCAGTTCGAGCTACCAGAGGGGGTGATACAGGGCGATCCGCAGCACCGAAACGCCCTCCACACCGTTGAAGGCGAAGCTGTCCTCTGCGACTGGGATACCGTGGCTGTCGGTCAGCCGGAGTGGGATCTGGTCACCCTGGAGGTTCACTGCCGGCGTTTCGGCCACGGACAAGGGCATTACGCGGCCTTCGCCGAGGCCTACGGCTGGGATGTCACACGCTGGTCGGGGTACTGTACGTTGGCCGCCATCCGTGAGCTGCAGATGGTCACCACCAATGCCCGGAAGGTCAACCATGCTCCAAGCAGCTTGCAGGAGGTTGAGCGACGTGTGAACGGGCTTCGTCGTCAGGACAGGTTCGAGCAGTGGAAGCTCCTCTGA